In Pengzhenrongella sicca, a single genomic region encodes these proteins:
- a CDS encoding acetamidase/formamidase family protein: MAQRSVPSAPDAARAPVLQPGVGAIRSAHYLPCDPDLALWGRLPCATDRAVLTVEAGTEVTIDTVSHEGILEDQGRDPVAFFGAHGVVPGDVLDDVIALAASGHPRDPALDGPHVVTGPIRVRGAEPGDLLGMTLVEALPRVPYGIISNRHGRGALPGEYPQDPGAVSVFARVARAGGVDVGTMARVRGGAHDVRFPLAPFLGIMGVAVAGPVRPHSVPPGPHGGNLDLNLLTVGSTLYLPVQVPGALAYVGDPHFAQGDGEVALTALEASLRVTIRFDVLPAADAVAAFGELVGPVAETAEYLVPTGLDPDLDEAMRRCVRAAIALLRARYGMDAAHALAYLSAATDFNISQVVDLVKGVHARIRVADFDA; this comes from the coding sequence ATGGCGCAGCGATCGGTCCCGTCCGCCCCGGATGCCGCGCGCGCGCCGGTGCTCCAGCCCGGGGTCGGCGCGATCCGCTCGGCGCACTATCTGCCGTGCGATCCGGACCTCGCGCTCTGGGGTCGGCTGCCGTGCGCGACCGATCGGGCGGTCCTGACGGTCGAGGCGGGCACCGAGGTCACGATCGACACGGTGAGCCACGAGGGGATCCTCGAGGACCAGGGCCGGGACCCGGTGGCGTTCTTCGGCGCGCACGGGGTCGTGCCCGGCGACGTGCTCGACGACGTGATCGCGCTCGCGGCATCGGGCCACCCGCGCGACCCCGCCCTCGACGGCCCGCACGTCGTGACCGGCCCGATCCGCGTGCGCGGCGCCGAGCCGGGCGACCTGCTCGGCATGACCCTGGTGGAGGCGCTGCCGCGCGTCCCGTACGGCATCATCTCGAACCGGCACGGCCGCGGTGCCCTGCCAGGGGAGTACCCGCAGGACCCCGGCGCGGTCAGCGTCTTCGCCCGGGTGGCGCGGGCCGGCGGCGTCGATGTGGGCACGATGGCTCGCGTCCGCGGCGGGGCGCACGACGTCCGGTTCCCGCTCGCGCCGTTCCTCGGGATCATGGGGGTCGCCGTCGCCGGGCCGGTGCGTCCGCACTCCGTGCCGCCGGGGCCGCACGGCGGCAACCTCGACCTCAACCTGCTCACCGTCGGCTCGACCCTCTACCTGCCGGTCCAGGTGCCCGGCGCGCTCGCCTACGTCGGCGACCCGCACTTCGCGCAGGGCGACGGCGAGGTCGCGCTCACCGCGCTGGAGGCCTCCCTGCGCGTCACGATCCGGTTCGATGTGCTGCCGGCCGCCGATGCCGTCGCGGCCTTCGGCGAGCTCGTCGGGCCGGTCGCCGAGACGGCCGAGTACCTCGTGCCGACCGGGCTCGACCCCGACCTCGACGAGGCGATGCGCCGCTGCGTGCGGGCGGCGATCGCGCTGCTGCGCGCGCGCTACGGCATGGACGCCGCGCACGCGCTGGCGTACCTCAGCGCCGCCACCGACTTCAACATCTCGCAGGTCGTCGACCTGGTGAAGGGCGTGCACGCGCGCATCCGCGTGGCGGACTTCGATGCCTGA
- a CDS encoding pyridoxal-phosphate-dependent aminotransferase family protein — protein sequence MTVPHATFAPIDPPARLLMGPGPINADPRVLRAMSAQLVGQFDPAMTGYMNETMALYRGVFRTANAATMLVDGTSRAGIEAALVSLIEPGDRVLVPIFGRFGHLLREIATRCGADVHVREVPWGTVFTAAALEQAVAETRPALVAVVHGDTSTTLAQPLDELGAICARHGALLYADVTGTLGGNDVDVDGWGLDAATAGLQKCLGGPSGSAPITLSTRAVAVLDARRSIEAGLRDEGDRIAASPIRSNYLDLAMILDYWGERRLNHHTEAGSMLYAARECARILLEEGLDAAVERHRLHGAAMAAGLRGLGLTLFGDQSARMTNVVGVEIPAGIDGDGARAAMLTDFGIEIGTSFGPLHGRIWRIGTMGYNARRDAVLTTLAALEQVLRRGGHAVTAGGGVGAALEAYAA from the coding sequence ATGACCGTGCCGCACGCGACCTTCGCGCCGATCGACCCGCCCGCGCGCCTGCTGATGGGTCCCGGCCCGATCAACGCCGACCCGCGGGTGCTGCGGGCCATGTCCGCGCAGCTCGTCGGCCAGTTCGACCCGGCGATGACCGGCTACATGAACGAGACGATGGCGCTGTACCGCGGCGTGTTCCGCACCGCGAACGCCGCGACCATGCTCGTCGACGGCACGTCCCGCGCGGGCATCGAGGCCGCGCTCGTCTCGCTCATCGAGCCCGGGGACCGCGTGCTCGTGCCGATCTTCGGCCGGTTCGGTCACCTGCTGCGCGAGATCGCGACGCGGTGCGGCGCGGACGTGCACGTGCGTGAGGTGCCGTGGGGCACCGTGTTCACCGCCGCCGCGCTCGAGCAGGCGGTCGCCGAGACCCGGCCGGCGCTCGTGGCGGTCGTGCACGGCGACACCTCCACGACGCTCGCGCAGCCGCTCGACGAGCTCGGCGCGATCTGCGCCCGCCACGGCGCGCTGCTGTACGCGGACGTCACCGGGACGCTCGGCGGCAACGACGTCGACGTCGACGGCTGGGGCCTCGACGCGGCGACCGCGGGCCTGCAGAAGTGCCTGGGCGGGCCGTCCGGCAGCGCGCCGATCACGCTGTCGACCCGCGCCGTCGCCGTGCTCGACGCCCGCCGGAGCATCGAGGCCGGGCTGCGCGACGAGGGCGACCGCATCGCGGCGAGCCCGATCCGCTCCAACTACCTCGACCTCGCGATGATCCTCGACTACTGGGGCGAGCGGCGGCTCAACCACCACACCGAGGCCGGCAGCATGCTCTACGCCGCGCGCGAGTGCGCCCGGATCCTGCTCGAGGAGGGCCTCGACGCCGCGGTCGAGCGGCACCGGCTGCACGGCGCGGCGATGGCCGCGGGCCTGCGCGGCCTCGGCCTGACGCTGTTCGGCGACCAGAGCGCGCGGATGACGAACGTCGTCGGCGTCGAGATCCCGGCCGGCATCGACGGCGACGGCGCGCGCGCGGCGATGCTCACGGACTTCGGGATCGAGATCGGCACGTCGTTCGGGCCGCTGCACGGGCGGATCTGGCGGATCGGCACGATGGGCTACAACGCGCGCCGCGACGCGGTGCTGACGACGCTCGCCGCGCTCGAGCAGGTGCTGCGGCGCGGCGGGCACGCCGTCACGGCGGGCGGCGGCGTCGGCGCGGCGCTCGAGGCGTACGCCGCGTGA
- a CDS encoding YnfA family protein, whose protein sequence is MPILRSLALFALAAFAEIGGAWLVWQGVREHRGLLWVGSGVIALGLYGFVATLQADANFGRILAAYGGIFVAGSLAWGMVVDGFRPDRYDLLGAAICLTGVAVIMFSPRAA, encoded by the coding sequence ATGCCGATCCTGAGGTCCCTCGCGTTGTTCGCCCTGGCCGCGTTCGCCGAGATCGGCGGCGCGTGGCTCGTGTGGCAGGGGGTGCGTGAGCACCGCGGCCTGCTCTGGGTCGGGTCCGGCGTGATCGCGCTCGGCCTCTACGGCTTCGTCGCGACCCTCCAGGCGGACGCCAACTTCGGGCGCATCCTCGCCGCCTACGGCGGGATCTTCGTCGCGGGCTCGCTCGCCTGGGGCATGGTGGTCGACGGGTTCCGGCCCGACCGGTACGACCTCCTCGGTGCCGCGATCTGCCTGACCGGCGTCGCGGTGATCATGTTCTCGCCGCGCGCCGCGTGA
- a CDS encoding YoaK family protein: MTHRLLRHPGGLHLSLMLVLTFSTGVIDAVGYLGLDRVFTGNMTGNVVILAMALTGADGLPVDGPVVALAMFMLGALIAGRVLRLTPAGWSGRSTALFVAVGLLLAASAGAMLVLTQAQADDARLAITGALGLAMGVQAGAARHIGVKDVTTVVVTSTLAGLAFDSRFGHRVGQQWPRRLLAVVLIGAGAATGAILLDVHFGLGMGLSAALTLIVALLGHLGRPHPVDDAGGA; encoded by the coding sequence GTGACCCACCGCCTGCTGCGCCACCCCGGCGGCCTGCACCTGTCGCTCATGCTGGTGCTGACGTTCTCGACCGGCGTGATCGACGCCGTCGGCTACCTCGGGCTCGACCGCGTGTTCACCGGGAACATGACCGGCAACGTCGTCATCCTCGCGATGGCGCTCACGGGCGCGGACGGCCTGCCGGTCGACGGGCCGGTGGTCGCGCTCGCGATGTTCATGCTCGGAGCGCTGATCGCGGGCCGGGTGCTGCGCCTGACCCCGGCGGGCTGGTCGGGGCGTTCGACCGCGCTGTTCGTCGCCGTCGGCCTGCTGCTCGCTGCGTCCGCCGGGGCCATGCTCGTGCTCACGCAGGCCCAGGCCGACGACGCGCGGCTCGCCATCACCGGCGCGCTGGGGCTCGCGATGGGGGTGCAGGCGGGCGCGGCGCGGCACATCGGGGTCAAGGACGTCACGACCGTCGTGGTGACCTCGACCCTCGCCGGCCTCGCGTTCGACTCGCGGTTCGGACATCGCGTCGGCCAGCAGTGGCCGCGCCGGCTGCTCGCCGTCGTGCTGATCGGCGCGGGCGCCGCGACCGGCGCGATCCTGCTGGACGTGCACTTCGGGCTCGGCATGGGCCTGTCCGCCGCCCTCACGCTGATCGTCGCGCTGCTCGGCCACCTGGGCCGACCGCACCCGGTCGACGACGCCGGCGGCGCCTGA
- a CDS encoding ATP-binding cassette domain-containing protein, whose product MSNPTSTELTPIAAAEPDEAAVDSPEPPPAVVATGLALHGSRGLVYGPVDLVLPAASLLVVQGTQGAGRSSLLLTLAGRMVPDRGARLTVLGLDLPRARTQVQRRAAIAGFAGIDDLDESVRVSDLVRERLAWLTPWYHRVPPVTQRAFAAHASAVWGDRPIPRVGSMIWDLDEIDVMLLRITLAMAQRPDLLVVDDIDQVRDGVRRQFVWTRLEAIAAAGTTVIASVSSLGEAAAMSWVVPPQQLHLSTGPHAIAAA is encoded by the coding sequence ATGTCGAACCCCACCAGCACCGAGCTCACCCCGATCGCCGCAGCCGAACCCGACGAGGCCGCGGTCGACAGCCCCGAGCCGCCGCCCGCCGTCGTCGCCACCGGCCTCGCGCTGCACGGATCGCGCGGCCTCGTGTACGGGCCGGTTGACCTCGTGCTGCCGGCCGCGAGCCTGCTCGTCGTCCAGGGCACGCAGGGTGCCGGCCGGTCGAGCCTGCTGCTGACCCTCGCGGGCCGCATGGTGCCCGACCGGGGCGCGCGCCTGACGGTGCTCGGCCTCGACCTCCCCCGGGCACGCACGCAGGTGCAGCGGCGGGCCGCGATCGCGGGCTTCGCCGGGATCGACGACCTCGACGAGTCGGTCCGGGTCAGCGACCTCGTGCGCGAGCGGCTCGCCTGGCTGACGCCGTGGTACCACCGCGTTCCCCCAGTCACCCAGCGCGCCTTCGCCGCGCACGCGAGCGCGGTCTGGGGCGATCGGCCGATCCCCCGCGTCGGCTCGATGATCTGGGACCTCGACGAGATCGACGTCATGCTGCTGCGCATCACGCTCGCCATGGCGCAGCGCCCGGACCTGCTCGTCGTCGACGACATCGACCAGGTGCGCGACGGCGTCCGGCGGCAGTTCGTGTGGACCCGCCTCGAGGCGATCGCCGCCGCGGGCACGACCGTGATCGCCTCGGTCTCCTCGCTCGGCGAGGCGGCCGCGATGTCCTGGGTCGTCCCGCCGCAGCAGCTGCACCTGAGCACGGGCCCGCACGCCATTGCGGCCGCCTGA
- a CDS encoding methyltransferase domain-containing protein, producing MVAVPDLWDPEQYALFADHRHRPAADLMARVGAADPHLVVDLGCGAGTLALELARRWPDARVVGVDSSAAMLDRARNADAAGRVEWVRADVQEWDPASLGAPIGVLVTNALVQWVPTHRQLLPRWVGALAPGGWFALQAPGNFEAPSHRLLRAEAARSPRAADLLPRLRGGDAVSEPVVYAALLAGLGCDVDAWETTYLHLLDPAGLQADPVLEWVRGTALPPLLAAFDDPVERAEFVRAYGDALARAYPRQEYGTPLPFRRVFAVAHRRRD from the coding sequence GTGGTCGCCGTGCCAGACCTGTGGGACCCGGAGCAGTACGCGCTGTTCGCCGATCACCGCCACCGCCCCGCGGCCGACCTGATGGCCCGCGTGGGCGCCGCGGACCCCCACCTCGTCGTGGACCTCGGGTGCGGGGCGGGCACGCTCGCGCTCGAGCTCGCCCGGCGCTGGCCGGACGCGCGGGTCGTCGGCGTCGACTCGTCGGCGGCGATGCTCGACCGCGCGCGGAACGCGGACGCGGCCGGCCGGGTCGAATGGGTGCGGGCCGACGTGCAGGAGTGGGACCCCGCCAGCCTCGGCGCCCCGATCGGCGTCCTGGTCACGAACGCGCTCGTGCAGTGGGTTCCCACGCACCGGCAGCTCCTGCCGCGCTGGGTCGGCGCGCTCGCGCCCGGCGGCTGGTTCGCGCTGCAGGCACCCGGAAACTTCGAGGCGCCGTCGCACCGCCTGCTGCGCGCCGAGGCCGCGCGCTCGCCCCGCGCCGCCGACCTCCTGCCGCGCCTGCGCGGGGGCGACGCCGTGAGCGAGCCGGTCGTCTACGCGGCCCTGCTCGCGGGGCTCGGCTGCGACGTGGACGCCTGGGAGACGACCTACCTGCACCTCCTCGACCCGGCGGGACTCCAGGCGGACCCCGTGCTCGAGTGGGTCCGCGGCACGGCCCTGCCGCCGCTCCTGGCGGCGTTCGACGACCCCGTCGAGCGGGCGGAGTTCGTGCGCGCGTACGGCGACGCGCTGGCGCGGGCGTACCCGCGTCAGGAGTACGGCACGCCCCTGCCCTTCCGCCGGGTCTTCGCGGTCGCGCACAGACGCCGCGACTGA
- a CDS encoding VOC family protein, protein MASRLNPYISFAGNAREAMEFYHDVFGGELTFSTYGEYGDPDAPGADKIMHGMLEADHGFALMGADAPPGMDSHPGDTISISLSGDDTMDLRAYWGKLADGGTVTVPLEKQMWGDEFGQCVDKFGIGWMVNIAVPEAGSN, encoded by the coding sequence ATGGCGTCTCGCCTCAATCCCTACATCAGCTTCGCCGGCAACGCCCGCGAGGCGATGGAGTTCTACCACGACGTGTTCGGCGGTGAGCTGACCTTCTCGACCTACGGCGAGTACGGAGATCCCGACGCGCCCGGGGCCGACAAGATCATGCACGGCATGCTCGAGGCCGACCACGGGTTCGCGCTCATGGGCGCCGACGCCCCGCCCGGGATGGACTCGCACCCCGGCGACACCATCTCGATCAGCCTGAGCGGCGACGACACCATGGACCTGCGCGCCTACTGGGGCAAGCTCGCCGACGGCGGGACCGTCACCGTGCCGCTCGAGAAGCAGATGTGGGGCGACGAGTTCGGCCAGTGCGTCGACAAGTTCGGCATCGGCTGGATGGTCAACATCGCGGTCCCGGAGGCCGGCTCGAACTGA
- a CDS encoding amidase family protein translates to MPEARNARAAVGPIWRVLGDPLVRGAGAGPLAGQAVAVKDLFDVAGHRVGAGVPAYLAGAAPATAHAYAVGALLAAGADVRGIAQTDEFAYSIAGRNPHSGTPANGAVPGALPGGSSSGPATAVALRQASIGLGTDTGGSIRVPASYQGLWGLRSTHGAVPVGGLVPLAPAFDAVGWLARDGGTLRAAVAATLVAGEQRAAPARYAVAPDAVALADPGVGAAFGAALARLGAAGLLGDLAVVDTGDLDELAEAFRTVQAAQAWRVHGAWVRAHPGALGDDVAARFAWARSVTADAAAAAGETLAAARARLEALLGERTLLLPSASSAAPPVDVAGGELDLVRARTMRLTCLAGITGRPALSVPVLSVPVLSVPGGGGHNGGGGSSPVGLCLVGPRCADLALIDMGRRLAAALDLARTATARTDDGTP, encoded by the coding sequence ATGCCTGAGGCGCGCAACGCGCGCGCCGCCGTCGGCCCGATCTGGCGCGTGCTCGGCGACCCGCTCGTGCGCGGCGCGGGCGCGGGGCCGCTCGCGGGGCAGGCCGTGGCGGTCAAGGACCTGTTCGACGTCGCGGGGCACCGCGTGGGCGCCGGGGTTCCGGCCTACCTCGCGGGCGCCGCGCCCGCGACGGCGCACGCGTACGCCGTCGGCGCGCTGCTGGCGGCGGGGGCCGACGTGCGGGGGATCGCACAGACGGACGAGTTCGCGTACTCCATCGCGGGTCGCAACCCCCACTCCGGCACCCCGGCCAACGGGGCCGTCCCGGGCGCGCTGCCCGGCGGGTCGTCGAGCGGGCCGGCCACCGCCGTCGCGCTCCGGCAGGCCTCGATCGGGCTCGGCACGGACACGGGCGGCTCGATCCGCGTCCCGGCCTCGTACCAGGGCCTGTGGGGCCTGCGCTCGACGCACGGCGCGGTTCCGGTCGGCGGGCTCGTGCCGCTCGCGCCCGCGTTCGACGCCGTCGGCTGGCTCGCGCGCGACGGCGGGACGCTGCGGGCTGCGGTCGCGGCGACGCTCGTGGCCGGTGAGCAGCGTGCGGCGCCGGCGAGGTACGCCGTCGCGCCGGACGCCGTCGCGCTGGCCGATCCGGGCGTCGGCGCCGCGTTCGGCGCCGCGCTCGCCCGGCTCGGCGCCGCGGGGCTGCTCGGGGACCTCGCGGTCGTCGACACCGGCGACCTCGACGAGCTCGCCGAGGCGTTTCGCACCGTGCAGGCGGCGCAGGCGTGGCGCGTCCACGGCGCCTGGGTGCGGGCGCACCCGGGCGCCCTCGGCGACGACGTCGCGGCCCGGTTCGCGTGGGCCCGGTCCGTGACCGCCGACGCCGCGGCCGCCGCCGGGGAGACGTTGGCCGCGGCCCGTGCCCGGCTCGAGGCGCTGCTCGGCGAGCGGACGCTCCTGCTGCCGTCGGCGTCGTCGGCCGCGCCGCCCGTCGACGTCGCGGGTGGCGAGCTCGACCTGGTCCGCGCCCGGACGATGCGCCTGACGTGCCTCGCCGGGATCACGGGGCGGCCAGCGCTGAGCGTGCCAGTGCTGAGCGTGCCGGTGCTGAGCGTGCCCGGGGGCGGCGGGCACAATGGCGGGGGAGGATCGTCGCCCGTGGGCCTGTGCCTGGTCGGCCCCCGTTGCGCCGATCTCGCCCTCATCGACATGGGCCGTCGTCTCGCTGCCGCGCTCGACCTCGCCCGCACCGCCACCGCACGCACCGACGACGGGACACCATGA